The following are encoded together in the Humulus lupulus chromosome 5, drHumLupu1.1, whole genome shotgun sequence genome:
- the LOC133779979 gene encoding uncharacterized protein LOC133779979 codes for MGQFDVILGMDWLSKYQAIVDCSCKRVTLLTPSGDFIVYRANMNAVRHNPILKACFGGKRNLECYGSLFAIKDESRPLNKFPWISVVSGFPYMFPEDLQGLPPDREIEFCIDLILGTQPVSTTPYRMALAELAELKKKLGELMDKGYIRNSTSPWGAPTPEDHAEHLTIVLQTLRDHRLYAKKEKCDFWMTEVKFLGHVISQEGITVDLAKIDSILQWERPKNVTEIQSFLSCEEAFRELKQRLTTTPILTMPNSDEPYVVFTDASGIGLGGVLMQNGKVFAYASRQLKPHEKNYPTHDLELVVVIFSLKIWRCYLYGAKFELYSDHKSLKYLFTQRDLNLKQRRWVEYMEDYDFTLQYHPGKANVVADALSRKPHGILACLALEDWKRTITVGDSELEYYDGKDIACVSNVMVTPMLLQQVKQCQWQDEKLRLI; via the exons ATGGGACAATTTGATGTgattcttggcatggattggttgtctAAGTACCAAGCCATTGTAGATTGCTCATGCAAAAGGGTGACTCTTTTAACTCCAAGTGGAGATTTCATTGTATATCGGGCCAATATGAATGCAGTAAGGCACAATCCTATCCTTAAGGCATGTTTTGGTGGAAAAAGAAACTTAGAGTGTTATGGGAGTCTGTTTGCAATTAAGGATGAGTCTAGGCCTCTAAACAAGTTTCCTTGGATATCAGTGGTTAGTGGCTTTCCATATATGTTTCCTGAAGATTTGCAAGGACTACCACCTGATAGAGAGATCGAGTTTTGCATTGATTTGATTCTCGGGACTCAACCAGTTTCTACTACACCTTATCGCATGGCACTTGCAGAGTTAGCTGAATTGAAAAAGAAATTGGGTGAGCTAATGGATAAAGGTTACATTAGAAACAGTACttctccatggggagctcca aCACCTGAGGACCATGCAGAACATTTAACTATTGTGTTGCAAACTTTAAGGGACCATCGATTATATGCTAAGAAAGAGAAATGTGACTTCTGGATGACCGAGGTCAAATTCTTAGGGCATGTAATATCTCAAGAAGGCATTACTGTGGATCTTGCAAAGATAGATTCTATCTTGCAGTGGGAAAGACCAAAGAACGTTACTGAGATTCAAAGTTTTCTtag TTGTGAAGAAGCTTTCAGAGAACTTAAGCAAAGATTGACTACGACGCCTATTCTCACTATGCCTAATAGTGATGAGCCTTATGTGGTATTCACTGATGCTTCTGGTATTGGTTTAGGAGGAGTTCTCATGCAAAATGGCAAGGTTTTTGCCTATGCTTCACGCCAATTGAAGCCACATGAGAAGAACTACCCTACACATGACTTGGAACTTGTAGTAgtgattttttccttaaaaatttgGAGATGTTACTTATACGGGGCAAAGTTTGAATTATattctgatcataagagtttaaagtatctaTTTACTCAAAGAGACTTAAATTTGAAGCAAAGAAGATGGGTCGAGTACATGGAAGATTATGATTTCACTTTGCAGTATCATCCTGGAAAAGCAAATGTGGTCGCTGATGCATTAAGTAGAAAACCTCATGGCATTTTGGCTTGTTTGGCTCTTGAGGATTGGAAAAGAACGATCACTGTGGGTGATTCTGAATTAGAGTACTATGACGGAAAAGATATTGCTTGTGTTTCAAACGTAATGGTTACACCAATGCTACTTCAGCAAGTTAAGCAATGTCAGTGGCAAGATGAGAAATTGAGACTTATTTAG